In Streptomyces violaceusniger Tu 4113, one DNA window encodes the following:
- a CDS encoding ABC transporter ATP-binding protein, whose amino-acid sequence MEVTGVYHDYGRRAVLSGVDLRLRPGVLAGIVGENGAGKTTLLRILSGELAPDRGTVRHYGGFGYCPQAAVLNDALTVRQHLKYFKVAYGLSDLVRAEEVMEALQFSEYADERAGVLSGGTRQKLNLTLALMHNPRTLLLDEPYQGFDWETYQRFWDLATRLREDGRSVLVVSHLAYDAERLDTLWRLDGGRLHGQIAEPTA is encoded by the coding sequence ATGGAGGTGACCGGCGTGTACCACGATTACGGCCGGCGGGCGGTGCTGAGCGGTGTCGACCTGCGACTGCGCCCCGGTGTACTGGCCGGAATAGTCGGGGAGAACGGCGCGGGCAAGACGACCCTGCTGAGGATTCTGTCAGGCGAACTGGCCCCCGATCGCGGCACGGTCCGCCACTACGGCGGTTTCGGGTACTGCCCGCAGGCCGCCGTCCTCAACGACGCGCTCACCGTCCGCCAGCACCTGAAGTACTTCAAGGTCGCTTACGGCCTGAGTGACCTGGTGCGAGCCGAAGAGGTCATGGAGGCACTCCAGTTCAGCGAGTACGCCGACGAACGGGCCGGAGTCCTCAGCGGCGGAACCCGGCAGAAACTGAACCTCACCCTGGCCCTCATGCACAACCCGCGGACACTGCTGCTGGACGAGCCCTACCAGGGCTTCGACTGGGAGACCTACCAGCGGTTCTGGGACCTGGCCACCAGGCTGCGCGAGGACGGCCGATCGGTCCTCGTGGTCTCCCACCTGGCCTACGACGCCGAACGCCTCGACACCTTGTGGCGCCTGGACGGGGGCCGTCTCCACGGGCAGATCGCGGAGCCCACCGCATGA
- a CDS encoding polyprenyl synthetase family protein, whose amino-acid sequence MTISASRPSAQGPSQAAPQHSAGSAPIGLPHPSAGAEGWYLNGHLRDESGDEYTWMISVLKHHDVRDRAAGPGYGVVSTCSGPAGVSHGAWLTPTMHRAVREALRGDTAQDHRVREALAEALAEGPLLPDRLLPEPVVESAETLDMSFGDVAALRRAEDGGYRLAFQDRERFELLLTPAKAAVPQFDARGRYPGRLPTDADAMTSYFVPRLHVDGTLRRADGTQRRVEGHAWFEQDWGSTYYDVERTPGTPDHTWEWAGIQLGNGWEISCIHARNTDPATGATTLEFTRATAVAPDGSVGYHDVDWQPVRHWTSLATLNTYPTAVRVRVPDLGLDVEVIAPATEGEVRTLIVGRAFWESPATVRGVMGTTSVAGTAFLQTLPTNTIGDIEHYMRRTHDIARAETAALYSSDATDETALGLLTGTSGGTDLDTAARIRLHQAVAAPVLHLLDNPGRSWRPYVAAAVLCLLGADPEPYRPLTAVTELLHVSALVIDDIQDNSPTRRGRPSVHEIFGTAPAITAGTLGYYTFDALIQRVPQADDGTMLRIYRLYLRDLRAAHAGQALDLAGHHTAFDQAVATGDARPLLDQIRAAHRLKTGMLVRSTAEVSAILGGADETQLDAICAYFEAVGIAYQITDDVFDLYGQCTPDEHRQGITTRSPAEDLHNGEVTYPVAHAIRLLDAADRQRLRDALRQCSDSGALQASDLLMRSGALDACMAEARELVDRTWDALAPLLPPTPHKAMVRALGWYAAQRETDHIPRTTALR is encoded by the coding sequence ATGACCATCTCCGCGTCCCGTCCCTCGGCGCAGGGCCCTTCGCAGGCCGCACCGCAGCACTCCGCCGGCTCAGCGCCCATTGGCCTGCCACACCCTTCTGCCGGTGCCGAAGGGTGGTATCTCAACGGGCATCTGCGGGATGAGAGCGGCGACGAGTACACGTGGATGATCAGCGTACTGAAACACCACGACGTGCGGGACCGCGCGGCCGGTCCCGGGTACGGCGTGGTGTCCACGTGCTCGGGCCCGGCAGGGGTCTCCCACGGCGCCTGGCTCACGCCCACCATGCACCGCGCGGTCCGCGAGGCGCTCCGCGGCGACACCGCGCAGGATCACCGGGTCCGCGAGGCGCTGGCGGAGGCCCTCGCCGAGGGCCCGCTGCTGCCCGACCGGCTGCTGCCCGAGCCGGTGGTGGAGTCGGCCGAAACGCTGGACATGTCCTTCGGGGACGTGGCCGCGCTGCGCCGTGCGGAGGACGGCGGATACCGCCTGGCCTTCCAGGACAGGGAACGCTTCGAGCTTCTCCTCACTCCCGCCAAGGCGGCGGTCCCGCAGTTCGACGCCCGTGGGCGCTATCCGGGGCGGCTTCCGACCGACGCGGACGCGATGACGTCGTACTTCGTGCCCCGGCTGCACGTCGACGGGACCCTGCGTCGTGCGGACGGCACCCAAAGACGGGTGGAGGGGCACGCCTGGTTCGAGCAGGACTGGGGCAGCACCTACTACGACGTCGAGCGGACCCCGGGAACACCGGACCACACCTGGGAGTGGGCCGGCATCCAGCTCGGCAACGGCTGGGAGATCAGCTGCATTCACGCGCGCAACACCGATCCCGCCACGGGCGCCACCACGCTGGAATTCACCCGCGCCACGGCGGTTGCCCCGGACGGCAGTGTCGGCTACCACGACGTGGACTGGCAGCCCGTGCGCCATTGGACCTCACTGGCCACCCTCAACACCTACCCCACCGCGGTGCGCGTGCGCGTCCCCGATCTCGGCCTGGATGTCGAGGTGATCGCTCCGGCGACGGAGGGCGAGGTCCGTACTCTGATCGTCGGACGCGCCTTCTGGGAGAGCCCCGCCACCGTGCGCGGCGTCATGGGAACCACGTCCGTGGCCGGGACGGCATTTCTGCAGACCCTCCCGACCAACACCATCGGCGATATCGAGCACTACATGCGCCGCACCCATGACATCGCCCGTGCGGAAACGGCCGCACTCTATTCCAGCGATGCCACCGACGAGACCGCGCTGGGTCTGCTCACCGGCACCAGTGGCGGAACGGACCTGGACACCGCCGCCCGGATCCGCCTCCACCAGGCGGTCGCCGCTCCCGTTCTGCACCTGCTGGACAACCCCGGACGCTCCTGGCGCCCCTACGTGGCCGCGGCCGTCCTCTGCCTTCTCGGCGCCGACCCCGAGCCCTACCGGCCGCTGACCGCGGTCACCGAACTCCTTCATGTCTCGGCGCTGGTCATCGATGACATCCAGGACAACTCGCCCACCCGGCGCGGCCGCCCGAGCGTCCACGAGATCTTCGGCACCGCTCCCGCGATCACCGCGGGCACCCTCGGCTACTACACCTTCGACGCCCTCATCCAGCGCGTCCCGCAGGCCGACGACGGCACCATGCTGCGCATCTACCGCCTTTATCTGCGAGACCTGCGCGCCGCCCACGCCGGTCAGGCCCTCGACCTCGCCGGGCACCACACCGCATTCGACCAAGCCGTGGCCACCGGTGACGCCCGCCCCCTCCTCGATCAGATCCGCGCCGCCCACCGGCTCAAGACGGGCATGCTCGTCCGCAGCACCGCCGAGGTCTCCGCGATCCTCGGCGGCGCCGACGAGACACAGCTCGACGCGATCTGCGCGTACTTCGAGGCCGTCGGAATCGCCTACCAGATCACCGACGACGTCTTCGACCTGTACGGGCAGTGCACCCCCGACGAACACCGGCAGGGCATCACCACCCGCTCACCCGCCGAAGACCTCCACAACGGCGAGGTCACCTACCCCGTGGCCCACGCCATCCGCCTCCTCGACGCCGCCGACCGCCAACGCCTGCGCGACGCCCTCCGGCAGTGCTCCGACAGCGGTGCGCTCCAGGCGTCCGACCTGCTGATGCGCAGCGGAGCCCTCGACGCGTGCATGGCCGAGGCCCGCGAACTCGTCGACAGGACCTGGGACGCTCTCGCCCCCCTGCTCCCGCCGACCCCGCACAAGGCCATGGTGCGGGCGCTGGGCTGGTACGCCGCCCAACGCGAAACCGACCACATCCCCCGGACAACGGCCCTTCGATGA
- a CDS encoding FadR/GntR family transcriptional regulator has translation MSEEQYFQPVRPTRAYEAVVEQVEETLARGALRPGDRLPSERDLMSQFSVSRSTVREALRVLESAGLIRSRPGDPRGAEVLPYSTKNLRKPLERLARRDGISLSELIQFRMILEGSANRLAARLRTDEQVAALEAALERMREAIDEGYAAFSAADVTFHDVVAQASGNNLIQVCSEVVRGAVLALIEDKLQRAPDSVALMRKSVAHHAEVFEAVRHADLIQADRLARCNLYEYYASYVTEESKPMLQALIEE, from the coding sequence GTGTCAGAAGAGCAGTACTTCCAACCGGTGCGTCCGACCCGTGCCTACGAGGCGGTCGTCGAGCAGGTGGAGGAGACGCTCGCGCGCGGCGCCCTGCGCCCCGGCGACCGGCTGCCGAGCGAACGGGACCTGATGAGCCAGTTCTCGGTGAGCCGTTCCACCGTGCGCGAGGCGCTGCGGGTGCTGGAGAGCGCGGGCCTGATCCGCTCACGACCGGGCGATCCGCGCGGCGCCGAGGTGCTGCCGTACTCCACGAAGAACCTGCGCAAGCCGCTTGAACGGCTCGCCAGAAGGGACGGTATTTCGCTGAGCGAACTGATCCAGTTCCGCATGATCCTGGAGGGCTCGGCCAACCGGCTTGCGGCCCGGCTGCGCACCGACGAGCAGGTGGCGGCCCTCGAGGCCGCGCTGGAGCGGATGCGGGAGGCGATCGACGAAGGGTATGCGGCCTTCAGCGCCGCGGATGTCACCTTCCACGATGTGGTGGCGCAGGCCAGCGGGAACAATCTGATCCAGGTCTGCAGTGAGGTGGTGCGTGGCGCGGTCCTCGCGCTCATCGAGGACAAGCTGCAGCGGGCACCCGACAGCGTCGCGCTGATGCGCAAGTCCGTGGCCCACCACGCCGAGGTTTTCGAGGCGGTGCGCCACGCGGACCTCATCCAGGCCGACCGGCTCGCGCGCTGCAACCTCTATGAGTACTACGCCTCCTATGTGACCGAGGAGAGCAAACCCATGCTTCAGGCACTCATCGAGGAGTAG
- a CDS encoding formylglycine-generating enzyme family protein — protein MSGACCVPTSGGDREIPESSAVRLRASDRDRAQGLRAMLRIPAGTYLMGGDDADAFPEDGEGPVRAVRLSPFLIDATAVTNRQFATFVRSSGYRTDAERYGWSFVFYALVHPDARHLVRDGTVAQAPWWLAVDGACWRAPYGPGSSWTDLSNHPVVHVSWRDASAYATWAGKRLPTEAEWEMAARGGLERARFPWGNELLPRGQHRCNIWQGEFPQVNTGEDGYLGTAPVKSYRANNFGLYNTSGNVWEWCSDWWSTTWHAADRPETRQDPAGPPAGEAKVIRGGSYLCHASYCNRYRVAARTSNTPDSSTGHMGFRCAADLPPSR, from the coding sequence ATGTCAGGAGCCTGTTGCGTCCCCACATCAGGGGGCGACCGGGAGATCCCCGAGTCGTCCGCCGTGCGGCTCCGGGCCTCGGATCGGGACCGGGCGCAGGGGCTGCGCGCCATGCTGCGCATCCCCGCGGGGACGTATCTGATGGGAGGCGATGACGCCGACGCGTTTCCCGAGGACGGTGAAGGCCCGGTCCGGGCGGTGCGGCTGTCGCCGTTCCTGATCGACGCGACCGCTGTCACCAACAGGCAGTTCGCGACGTTCGTGCGCAGCAGCGGCTACCGTACCGACGCCGAGCGCTACGGCTGGTCCTTCGTGTTCTACGCACTCGTCCACCCCGACGCCCGGCACCTGGTGCGCGACGGCACGGTGGCACAGGCACCCTGGTGGCTCGCGGTGGACGGGGCGTGCTGGCGGGCCCCCTACGGGCCGGGGTCGTCATGGACCGATCTGTCGAACCACCCTGTCGTCCATGTCTCCTGGCGTGACGCGTCCGCCTACGCGACATGGGCGGGCAAGCGCCTGCCCACGGAGGCGGAGTGGGAGATGGCGGCGCGTGGCGGTCTGGAACGCGCCCGCTTCCCGTGGGGGAATGAGCTCCTGCCCCGGGGGCAGCACCGCTGCAATATCTGGCAGGGGGAGTTCCCGCAGGTCAACACAGGTGAGGATGGGTATCTGGGAACCGCGCCGGTCAAGTCCTACCGGGCCAACAACTTCGGCCTGTACAACACATCGGGCAATGTGTGGGAATGGTGCTCCGACTGGTGGAGCACCACCTGGCACGCGGCCGACCGTCCGGAGACCCGCCAGGACCCGGCCGGACCTCCCGCCGGGGAGGCGAAGGTGATCCGCGGGGGGTCCTACCTGTGCCACGCGTCGTACTGCAACCGCTACCGCGTCGCCGCGCGCACCTCCAACACACCTGACAGCAGCACCGGGCACATGGGGTTCCGCTGTGCGGCGGACCTGCCCCCGTCGCGCTGA
- a CDS encoding arylsulfatase → MTNASPHPPSASGTFQGKIGTTYEESTPWWPEQPAPPEDTPNVVVIVLDDVGFSDLGCFGSDIETPAMDALATGGLRYTNFHTTTLCSPTRASLLTGRNHHSVGMRMLSNFDTGFPSGRGRVTQAAAMLPEVLRDNGFNTMAVGKWHLAPMEQTTASGPYTQWPLSRGFERYYGFLEAETDSFYPELFYDNHAVAPPKTPEEGYHLSEDLVDRAIEFVTDQTSVTPEKPFFMYMAFGAAHAPHQAPQEYLEKYRGRFDHGWDVERETRHARQIERGILPPGTELAPRNPGVEPFDELSDDEQKLSVRLQEAYAAMLDHTDHHIGRFMEFLERIGQLENTITILLSDNGASQEGGQKGSLNPTAFQNGLSEDFDEMLARIDEIGTTRAHANYPWGWAQAGNTPFKRYKQNTHEGGVRCPLIVNWPRGLSRTDENRQQFHHVSDIMPTLFELLDLQAPEVYHGIPQMPIHGTSMAYTLDAPTAPTRKEAQYFEMFGHRAIWHDGWKAVSFHQRGSSFDDDQWELYHHDTDFSECNDLAETQPEQLQKMVARFWVEAGKYDVLPLDDNGFALRAKIPRPGSPRRRTTFTYYPGMAHLPGAAVPPVMNRAHRITAFVDRAAASDEGVLVSLGNISSGYVLYVKDNRLVYEYNFLGTRYTVTSQDELPLGPAELTFDFIKTGDVRGVGRLYVSGMPAGKTDLPQVLPHFFGWQGLDVGRDTLSPSSPSYDGEFAFAGKLDRVVFDVAPDEEGTEPFERVD, encoded by the coding sequence ATGACCAACGCCTCTCCGCATCCGCCGTCCGCGAGCGGCACTTTCCAAGGCAAGATCGGCACGACCTACGAGGAGTCGACTCCGTGGTGGCCCGAGCAGCCGGCGCCGCCCGAGGACACGCCCAATGTCGTGGTCATCGTGCTCGACGACGTCGGCTTCTCCGACCTCGGCTGTTTCGGCTCGGACATCGAGACCCCGGCCATGGACGCCCTCGCCACCGGCGGCCTGCGCTACACCAACTTCCATACCACCACGCTGTGTTCGCCGACCCGGGCCTCCCTGCTGACCGGCCGGAACCACCACTCGGTGGGCATGCGGATGCTGTCCAACTTCGACACCGGCTTCCCCAGCGGCCGCGGACGGGTCACCCAGGCCGCCGCGATGCTGCCCGAGGTGCTGCGCGACAACGGCTTCAACACCATGGCCGTGGGCAAGTGGCATCTGGCGCCGATGGAGCAGACCACCGCGTCCGGGCCGTACACCCAGTGGCCGCTCTCCCGTGGGTTCGAGCGCTACTACGGATTCCTGGAAGCCGAGACGGACAGCTTCTATCCGGAGCTGTTCTACGACAACCACGCCGTGGCGCCGCCGAAGACCCCGGAAGAGGGCTATCACCTCAGTGAGGACCTGGTGGACCGGGCGATCGAATTCGTCACGGACCAGACGTCGGTCACTCCCGAGAAGCCCTTCTTCATGTACATGGCCTTCGGTGCGGCGCATGCCCCGCACCAGGCGCCACAGGAATACCTGGAGAAATACCGGGGCCGGTTCGACCACGGCTGGGACGTCGAGCGCGAGACCCGGCACGCCCGCCAGATCGAACGGGGCATCCTGCCGCCCGGCACCGAACTGGCCCCGCGCAACCCCGGAGTCGAGCCCTTCGACGAGCTGTCGGACGACGAGCAGAAGCTGTCCGTGCGCCTCCAGGAGGCCTACGCGGCGATGCTCGACCACACCGACCACCACATCGGCCGGTTCATGGAATTCCTGGAGCGGATAGGGCAGTTGGAGAACACCATCACCATCCTGCTCTCGGACAACGGGGCCAGCCAGGAAGGCGGGCAGAAGGGGTCCCTCAACCCCACCGCGTTCCAGAACGGCCTCTCCGAGGACTTCGACGAGATGCTCGCGCGGATCGACGAGATCGGCACCACGCGGGCGCACGCCAACTACCCCTGGGGCTGGGCGCAGGCGGGCAACACACCGTTCAAGCGCTACAAGCAGAACACCCACGAGGGTGGCGTCCGCTGCCCGCTCATCGTGAACTGGCCCCGCGGGCTGTCGCGCACCGACGAGAACCGGCAGCAATTCCACCATGTCAGCGACATCATGCCGACCCTCTTCGAACTGCTCGATCTGCAGGCGCCCGAGGTCTACCACGGCATCCCGCAGATGCCGATCCACGGCACGAGCATGGCCTACACGTTGGACGCGCCGACCGCGCCGACACGCAAGGAGGCCCAGTACTTCGAGATGTTCGGGCACCGCGCGATCTGGCACGACGGCTGGAAGGCTGTCTCCTTCCATCAGCGGGGGTCGTCGTTCGACGACGACCAGTGGGAGCTCTACCACCACGACACCGACTTCTCGGAGTGCAACGACCTGGCGGAGACGCAGCCCGAGCAACTGCAGAAGATGGTCGCGCGCTTCTGGGTGGAGGCCGGGAAATACGATGTGCTGCCGCTGGACGACAACGGCTTCGCCCTCCGCGCGAAGATCCCGCGCCCCGGGTCGCCGCGCAGGCGCACCACCTTCACGTACTACCCGGGCATGGCGCATCTGCCCGGCGCCGCGGTGCCACCGGTGATGAACCGCGCCCACCGCATCACCGCGTTCGTCGACCGGGCCGCCGCGTCGGACGAGGGCGTTCTGGTGTCCCTGGGCAACATCAGCAGCGGCTACGTCCTGTACGTCAAGGACAACCGGCTCGTCTACGAGTACAACTTCCTCGGCACCCGCTACACGGTGACGTCGCAGGACGAACTCCCTCTCGGCCCGGCCGAGTTGACCTTCGATTTCATCAAGACCGGTGACGTGCGGGGCGTCGGTCGTCTGTACGTGTCCGGAATGCCGGCCGGTAAGACGGACCTGCCGCAGGTCCTGCCGCACTTCTTCGGATGGCAGGGCCTCGACGTCGGCCGGGACACCCTGTCGCCCTCCTCGCCCAGCTACGACGGTGAGTTCGCGTTCGCCGGCAAGCTCGACAGGGTCGTCTTCGACGTCGCGCCGGACGAAGAGGGCACGGAGCCCTTCGAGCGCGTCGACTGA
- a CDS encoding SDR family NAD(P)-dependent oxidoreductase: MQENDRTDAVNSYSRLFRLDGRRAVVVGAGSGIGRESALALAAHGATVVCADRDLKAAEETASMGQETSAYALDVLDGEAVARAAEELGGVDVLVFTAATNVRKHLLDYTSDEFDRVVGLNLRASFDLVRAFGRGMAERGRGSIIGFSSIRSVAVEPGQGVYAATKAGLVQMLRTAAAELGPSGVRVNAVAPGVVDTPLTAQIRAVPEWSEAYASKSALGRWSRPDELAGAVVYLASDASSFVTGSQLFVDGGWTAIDGRYTPPS, encoded by the coding sequence ATGCAGGAGAACGACCGCACCGATGCGGTGAACAGCTACTCCCGTCTGTTCCGGCTCGACGGCCGCAGGGCCGTCGTGGTGGGCGCCGGCAGCGGCATCGGCCGCGAGAGCGCCCTGGCGCTCGCCGCGCACGGCGCCACCGTGGTGTGCGCCGACCGTGACCTGAAGGCCGCCGAGGAGACGGCGTCGATGGGCCAGGAGACGTCGGCGTACGCCCTCGACGTGCTCGACGGCGAGGCGGTCGCGCGTGCCGCCGAGGAGCTCGGCGGCGTCGACGTCCTCGTCTTCACCGCCGCGACGAACGTGCGCAAGCACCTGCTCGACTACACGTCGGACGAGTTCGACCGGGTCGTGGGGCTCAATCTGCGCGCCTCCTTCGACCTGGTGCGGGCCTTCGGCCGCGGCATGGCCGAACGTGGCCGCGGGAGCATCATCGGCTTCAGCTCGATCCGTTCGGTGGCCGTCGAGCCGGGCCAGGGCGTGTACGCGGCCACGAAGGCCGGCCTCGTCCAGATGCTGCGCACCGCGGCGGCCGAGCTGGGCCCGTCGGGCGTGCGGGTCAACGCCGTCGCTCCGGGCGTCGTCGACACACCGCTGACCGCGCAGATCAGGGCCGTACCGGAGTGGTCGGAGGCCTACGCGTCCAAGAGTGCCCTGGGCCGCTGGTCCCGGCCCGACGAACTGGCGGGCGCCGTGGTCTATTTGGCGTCGGACGCGTCGTCCTTCGTGACGGGCAGCCAGCTCTTCGTGGACGGAGGCTGGACGGCGATCGACGGACGTTATACGCCGCCCAGCTGA
- a CDS encoding aldehyde dehydrogenase family protein, with protein MTTHAEPAGESPVAKEFPEGLPIGDTWVEAPATEDVRFPYDGTLVARAPIGDTALARHALDAALAVRERVGRLPSHVRRTALLATHEALASRRADFERLLVLENGKPLVDCRVEVDRTLLTLLTAAEEVARLHGETVPLDLLPSGEGLLGFWTRKPIGVVVGIAGFNYPLLLAAHKIAPALAAGCPIIAKPAPQTPLATLWLVHLLREALRAGGAPQAAVQLVTGGPEVGVALTTDRRIGAVSFTGSAAVGHQIARDAAPTKVLLELGSNAALVVAADADLDAAADAVVRGGYYASGQACISVQRVIVVDSVRKEFVARLTERVAQVAVGDPRDPQTRVSALIDKRSTERVRAWLAEAVEAGASLVAGGSVTDGVIEPAVLLDVDRALAVWDEEVFGPVVAVRSVPDLETAFDLVNDSRYGLHASVYTSALDTAFAALDRLEVGGVVVNEVPGFRSDVMPYGGVKDSGAGREGPRFAIEELTVTRMAVIRPTTKKP; from the coding sequence GTGACGACCCACGCCGAACCCGCCGGCGAAAGCCCCGTGGCGAAGGAGTTTCCCGAGGGTCTTCCCATCGGCGACACCTGGGTGGAGGCACCCGCCACCGAGGACGTCCGTTTCCCCTACGACGGGACGCTCGTCGCACGGGCGCCGATCGGGGACACCGCCCTCGCCCGCCACGCCCTCGACGCGGCCCTCGCGGTCCGCGAGCGCGTCGGCCGGCTCCCCTCGCACGTACGCAGGACGGCGCTGCTCGCGACGCACGAGGCGCTCGCCTCCCGGCGCGCGGACTTCGAGCGGCTCCTCGTCCTGGAGAACGGCAAGCCGCTGGTCGACTGCCGGGTCGAGGTCGACCGCACCCTGCTGACCCTCCTGACGGCGGCCGAGGAAGTGGCCCGGCTGCACGGGGAGACGGTGCCGCTGGACCTGCTGCCGTCGGGGGAGGGGCTGCTCGGCTTCTGGACCCGCAAGCCGATTGGCGTGGTGGTGGGCATCGCGGGCTTCAACTACCCGCTGCTGCTCGCCGCGCACAAGATCGCGCCGGCGCTGGCCGCCGGCTGCCCCATCATCGCCAAGCCCGCCCCGCAGACCCCGCTGGCCACCCTGTGGCTGGTGCACCTCCTCCGTGAGGCCCTGCGCGCCGGCGGCGCACCACAGGCCGCGGTGCAACTGGTGACCGGGGGCCCCGAGGTAGGTGTCGCGCTGACCACCGACCGCCGGATCGGAGCGGTGTCCTTCACCGGTTCCGCCGCCGTCGGCCACCAGATCGCCCGGGACGCGGCACCCACCAAGGTGCTGCTCGAACTCGGCTCCAACGCCGCCCTGGTGGTGGCCGCCGACGCCGACCTCGACGCCGCCGCCGACGCGGTGGTGCGCGGCGGGTACTACGCGTCGGGCCAGGCGTGCATCAGCGTGCAGCGGGTCATCGTGGTGGACTCCGTGCGGAAGGAGTTCGTGGCCCGCCTGACGGAGCGAGTGGCCCAGGTGGCCGTGGGCGACCCCCGCGATCCGCAGACGCGCGTCTCGGCACTCATCGACAAGCGGTCGACCGAGCGGGTGCGCGCGTGGCTGGCCGAGGCGGTGGAGGCGGGGGCGTCGCTGGTGGCCGGAGGATCGGTCACCGATGGTGTGATCGAGCCCGCCGTTCTGCTCGATGTGGACCGCGCCCTCGCCGTCTGGGACGAGGAAGTGTTCGGCCCCGTGGTCGCCGTACGGTCCGTCCCCGATCTGGAGACCGCCTTCGACCTGGTCAACGACTCGCGTTACGGACTGCACGCGAGCGTCTACACCAGCGCCCTGGACACCGCGTTCGCCGCTCTGGACCGCCTGGAGGTGGGCGGAGTGGTCGTCAACGAGGTTCCCGGTTTCCGTTCCGACGTCATGCCGTACGGCGGTGTGAAGGACTCCGGGGCCGGACGGGAGGGCCCGAGGTTCGCCATCGAAGAGCTCACCGTGACCCGTATGGCAGTCATCCGCCCGACGACGAAGAAGCCGTGA
- a CDS encoding ATP-binding cassette domain-containing protein, with protein MAEQPTSAPLAPGPRTGPADAISVRDVTRDYRRPRTSLRHPSPPVHALRGVSFAVPAGQRFGIVGESGCGKSTLLRILAGLDRPTSGSVAIDGRDITGLRERQLRFVRERLQLVFQDPMSSLDPRMRVGDIVAEPLVAQGSGNRRERVAELLEAVGLRADAADRYPHQFSGGQRQRISIARALAPRPKIIVADEPVSALDVSVRAQVLNLIADLVDELNLTLVFVSHDLSVVRHVCDRVAVMHNGQIVETGATEQVYEDPQHSYTRRLISAVPTLGKALSGASAADLNREYQP; from the coding sequence GTGGCTGAGCAGCCGACCAGCGCCCCCCTCGCCCCCGGGCCGCGGACCGGCCCGGCGGATGCCATCAGCGTCCGCGACGTCACCCGCGACTACCGGCGGCCTCGTACCTCGCTGCGCCACCCCAGCCCGCCGGTGCACGCGCTGCGCGGCGTCAGCTTCGCCGTCCCCGCGGGGCAACGGTTCGGCATCGTGGGCGAGTCGGGGTGCGGCAAGTCGACCCTGCTGCGGATCCTGGCCGGGCTCGACCGCCCCACCAGCGGCAGCGTCGCGATCGACGGCCGGGACATCACCGGGCTCCGGGAGAGACAGCTCCGGTTCGTCCGCGAGCGGCTCCAGCTCGTGTTCCAGGACCCGATGAGTTCGCTGGACCCGCGTATGCGCGTCGGCGACATCGTGGCCGAGCCGCTCGTCGCGCAGGGGAGCGGGAACCGCCGGGAGCGGGTGGCCGAGTTGCTCGAGGCCGTCGGCCTGCGAGCCGACGCGGCGGACCGGTATCCGCACCAGTTCTCCGGCGGCCAGCGGCAGCGCATCTCGATCGCGCGCGCTCTGGCCCCCCGTCCGAAGATCATCGTGGCCGATGAGCCGGTGAGCGCCCTGGACGTGTCCGTACGGGCCCAGGTCCTCAACCTCATCGCCGACCTCGTCGACGAGTTGAACCTCACGCTGGTCTTCGTCTCCCACGACCTGTCCGTGGTCCGCCATGTGTGCGACCGGGTCGCGGTCATGCACAACGGGCAGATCGTGGAGACCGGGGCCACCGAGCAGGTGTACGAGGATCCGCAACATTCCTACACACGCAGGCTGATCTCCGCCGTTCCGACTCTGGGCAAGGCACTGTCCGGAGCGTCGGCCGCCGACCTCAACCGGGAGTACCAACCGTGA